A single genomic interval of Schistocerca americana isolate TAMUIC-IGC-003095 chromosome 2, iqSchAmer2.1, whole genome shotgun sequence harbors:
- the LOC124593452 gene encoding protein ALP1-like, giving the protein MMDLHFQYRIGVSTISYIIRDICSAIWRKMKSKCFPDLSKDLWLTSAEGFHKRANFPHCVGAVDGKRIRIVKPTSSGSLYYHYKNYFSILLLAVCDSTYKFLFIDVGACGKSSDSTVFRNTVLNNKLQDGTLDLPAPKQLSLSFERPMPFMLVGDEGFGLSKFILRPYGGKYLDNKKHVVNYRLCRARR; this is encoded by the coding sequence ATGATGGACTTACATTTTCAGTACAGAATTGGAGTATCAACTATCTCGTATATTATACGAGACATTTGCTCTGCCATATGGCGTAAAATGAAGTCAAAATGTTTTCCCGACCTCTCGAAAGATCTATGGCTTACCTCAGCTGAAGGATTCCATAAGAGGGCCAACTTTCCTCATTGTGTGGGTGCAGTGGACGGGAAGCGCATCAGAATTGTAAAACCCACTTCCAGTGGTTCACTCTACTATCATTATAAGAActatttttccattctgttgttaGCTGTTTGTGATTCGACGTACAAATTCTTATTTATAGACGTTGGAGCATGTGGGAAATCGTCCGACTCAACTGTGTTTCGTAATACAGTGTTAAATAATAAACTACAAGATGGTACGCTAGATTTACCTGCACCAAAACAACTGTCATTATCGTTTGAAAGACCGATGCCATTCATGTTAGTAGGAGATGAAGGTTTCGGATTGTCAAAATTCATTTTACGCCCTTATGGTGGAAAGTATTTAGACAATAAAAAACATGTGGTCAACTATAGACTGTGCAGAGCTAGAAGGTAA